A single genomic interval of Helianthus annuus cultivar XRQ/B chromosome 13, HanXRQr2.0-SUNRISE, whole genome shotgun sequence harbors:
- the LOC110897516 gene encoding NADH kinase, translating into MARRRVLLFLKSLDAYSFCQSNGVSRPTNPKVLHYLEDRSRVHKNAIEFCKNVLQRKSVDWDATFRSNLSRPIRNVDLVVTVGGDGTLLQASHLLNDSIPLLGVNSDPTIPQEVQEMGNEFDATRSTGYLCAATVKNFEQILSNILEGRTTPCELSRMSIHANSTPLSTYALNDILIADPCPASASRFSFRIRKDDGSSSPLVNCRSSGLRVSTAAGSSAAMLSAGGFPMPILSKDLQYMVREPISQEAAHLSLMHGTIKPKQAMDIDWYTKDGLIYIDGSRPVHPVRHGDTIQVSSHAPSLKIFLPDRLLPSGI; encoded by the exons ATGGCAAGAAGGCGTGTGTTGTTGTTCCTAAAGTCGTTGGATGCCTACTCGTTTTGTCAATCAAACGGTGTCTCTCGTCCTACAAACCCTAAG GTATTGCATTATCTGGAGGACAGGTCCAGAGTTCATAAAAACGCCATAGAATTTTGCAAAAATGTTTTACAAAGAAAGTCCGTTGACTGGGATGCTACTTTTCGTAGTAATCTTTCACGACCCATTCGAAATGTGGATCTTGTTGTTACAGTAGGCGGTGATGGAACGCTTTTGCAGGCAAGCCATTTGTTGAATGATTCAATCCCTTTACTTGGAGTAAACTCTGATCCCACTATACCACAAGAG GTGCAAGAAATGGGTAACGAGTTTGATGCTACCAGAAGCACCGGTTATCTCTGTGCTGCAACCGTCAAGAACTTTGAACAG ATACTAAGTAACATCCTGGAGGGTCGAACAACTCCTTGTGAACTATCAAGAATGTCGATTCATGCAAACTCAACGCCACTGTCAACATATGCTCTTAACGACATTCTAATTGCAGATCCCTGTCCTGCTTCTGCTTCTAGGTTCTCTTTCAG aattaGGAAAGACGACGGGTCAAGTTCGCCTCTAGTCAACTGCAGATCTAGTGGTCTGAGAGTCTCGACTGCTGCGGGGTCATCAGCAGCAATGCTATCAGCTGGTGGATTCCCTATGCCTATATTATCCAAAGATCTCCAATACATGGTGAGAGAGCCCATTTCACAAGAAGCAGCCCACTTGAGTTTAATGCATGGAACAATAAAACCTAAACAAGCCATGGATATTGACTGGTACACGAAAGACGGACTAATCTACATTGATGGGTCTCGTCCTGTTCATCCTGTCCGACATGGTGATACCATACAAGTATCTTCACATGCGCCGAGTTTGAAAATCTTTTTACCTGACCGTTTGTTACCAAGTGGGATCTAA